From the Asterias amurensis chromosome 1, ASM3211899v1 genome, the window CACATGCAATTTGGCCCTTGGGCcacaatttgtgttttttaataaaatacaaataataacaatactaacAGCTCAACCAAGCGTCATTGAGTGCTTCTGGTGGAGGTGCTGCATGTGGGTCTGGCACGTTGTCGTCGCTGTTGCTGAGCTGTAGTGGAGGCTGCTGGTCCTACTGCCACCTGGCATTGGGGTCTATCAGATATTCTGTTTTAAAGCCTTGGTGGGTGCTATACCCAAGCAGGGACTTCAGGTCTTCCTTCTTCTTCAACTCCATTGATTGGTCTGCGTCTAGCGTGGTTGTCAGTAACTCCTTCATGGCGCAGGAGCACCTCTGCCGTTCTGAACATCTGGGTTGCCTGGAGGATGTAGTCGTCACTGGTTATAAACTTCTTCTTTACAGTGGTGCAAGGCATGGCCACGATCAAGATTGAAAGGAAGGGCAATGACGAAGTGATGGATGGCCTCTGGTAGGGTGCCCTTGAAGATCGTTACTTCGAAGTGGAGGGCACCCAGCCTCCCCTGGTTTCCTTCCATTAGCTGAAGCACCTTCTTCATGTTTGAGAGCTTCTTCGCTGCTGAGTGGTTATTCACGGGCCGACTCATGCCATACTGGTGGGCTCCTCAGATGAAGTGATACATTTCATTCTAGACTTTGAGTCTAGGGGGCGACCAGATCTCCGCAGCTTAGCGTGAGAGACCCTCTGTGGTTCGCTCTGGGGGCTGGACGGTTGTCGGTGGTGTCATCATTGGGTAAAGTGTCCTGTAGCGTCCTGGGTGGTAGCAGGTACTGGATGCAGTAGATCCTCTGGGACATATGCTTAAAGCCTATGTCCCAGAGATTCTCTGGGTACCCCTCTTACGCAACAGGGGGCCAGCAATGGGCGGGAATTTGCCGACAGCCTGCTTCATTCCGTAGTTCACCAGACGGACGTACTGCACATTGGTGTCTCTATGAGAAGGGTCTCGGTGGGCACACTGATCTCATGCCCTGAGAGCAAATATTCTTGGTCGTCAGGTGTGATGGGGCAATGGTGACAGAGATTACAGAGTGctgtaaaaacaacaaacccaACAAACTGactaaaaaaacacagtttaaaatttgtctcaagtaataaaaactgtcagctggTGGTCATTAGTTTTGGCATGATTTGGTACCAACTTCTAACAACAAAATACTGCCTGAAAAAAtaagtttgctaagcaaaaaatgagtggaaaCCAGTAACAACATGGTGAACTTAATAGAACAGTGCAAAAATTAAACCAACTTTGGCattaaggacactggacactattggtaattgtcaaagaccagtcttctcacttggtgcacctcaacatatgcaaaaaataacaaacctgtgaaaatttgagctcaattggtcgtcgaagttgcgagataataatgaaagaaaaaacaccgttgtcacacgataatgtgtgctttcacaaAAGCAAATATAATACACAAGAATAAATAAGTTTCAAGGTTGTGTTTGAAAGCTAAAACTGTTGGAGAAGATCTTATGGTATGTGGTAATTTGTTCCAGAGAGTTAATTCATAGGTAACTAAGAAACCCAAAATGTTAAATAGATTGACACAATCTAGAATAGCAAATAACAAACATCACAGGTGGTGTGTCACAAGACCCATGCTGGTATTGTTAGCAGcagagagtgtgggttcaaatcccggtcatgaaacTTTTcctcttgagcaaggcacttaaccataagttgggaaggtagttcattctgctctaccagccagttTCCTAGTGGATGATCCCGTACCTGACATTGATGTACACAACTTCAACTCACCAGTTCCTTGATGATGCCTTGTACAGATGGAGGTATGGGATCGTTGAGTCAAAGTTAAACTGAAAGTTCTTGAGaacgttttttctttttgctcTCCATCGATCCTTTCTACATAACTGGTACTTCTTAGGCTCCTTCTGGAAACTGATCAAGAAAAACAGGATTTGAGttttaaagatggactataatggtactcctacattaaaatcactatcagatcttgtttatgttgtgttcagctatcaattcattgttgtggtcatgtttttctccaaataattttgctacaatttgaccgaaaaaatttgacctcgattcttcgattttgaaatttcccgccctgtactggttcccggctattaaaccaacactgaaatccaagcggatttgtaaaccagcggacgtcatgaacgcggtcaaaaaatggtgatgtcatacccatgaagcaacgagagtaaacaaagattacgccatgttactccgtgtgttgtgtatgcattttcatccacactataggcgtgcgtgtgtgctacgaagctttttgtttctaatgtatcagctataaatactgccgattatttggttgtttgtggatgcactagaagtttcaaagtttgtgtaagaagcctggatcgattccgaaatttaaacctctaagcactgagagaattcagggggatcttctacaaccaggccccagccagtgctgcttgtgcatgctacgacgtcggcggggtccctctgccgtggccctggtcgcaagtggccgtggaacagcaaaagaatcaaatggcattacagaaaagagagggagaaaagcctggtaagtacttgttaataatttttacaaatctactactgagaaactatctccattattaattcaggcctaatacatgtacatgtaattgtaataagaaaaatagtaaacaatctctacccttttcatgcaaggaacaatcatcttgttgtcaaattagatcatgctctgaatctgacccgactaccataaaatagctacatagtgtattgactctgttgagtgatgaatccatgtagccacccaagagctttaggcatgtttatgccctggtttacactttctggcatgttcatgctcaaccatgtgtgaacactatattaatccatttaaaaagttgattgttacagttaacagtttattggcctcgctgacatgtatttatattggtctatactggattgctggacatgtatttatattggtcgatactggattgctggacattgtttttgccaaagctgcctaagaattgttcgctttttttttttaaggcacagctcaaaaatatgttcaaactcccatccatataattgcccatccatggtcattcagaatttttccctcctaattcaggaattaccaattccagagaagtttagtctgaagttttcctatagctgtgtttattggcttggcacggttaattatggagtgtttactatatttgcatttgtaaaataaggccagttctttttcagcactagtttttttatttatttatttattttttgtttttatatttttttgtacagaaataactcgcagctctacactacaatgagaatgcaggacgaagacaatgcagtacggagacatgctagccagaactagaaatggagacctaagattctcaatagcactttaggtaagtagtaggcaaatgcatgcaaattttcagaggatcagatgatttcttcatttttagtttttcagctgcccctttgaaaactgttcacgttggagggggggggggggatggggtgttgaatcgcaagaacaccccccccccacccgatctgtacctgaacagttttgtactaggtgtagatctgggggaggggggtggttggaggtcatgttttctatctgacataaagaaaacctgcccccttggttttgttgcatgtggactccttttgtactggttttgcgttaactcctgtaaggttctttttaaaactacgccaactcaaagagagattgtcagtacatggtgttacgtcaaaccttccgagattgtatttctgccttgtaaattttcaagaaatcccacataacgattatttggttttgttttttatttttcattaaacagataggcatagaatgcatgcacaatgcacttgttcattgtcagcagggtgacaagacatgaaaacaactccatccgcagctgatgtgtaacccccgtgtcattgacatcaaccttcaccaaccggaaaaggatgcaacagcttttttttggggggggggggtgggggttcaaaggtagtgggttcaactttgtttgaagaaagaatgacctgtgcccaatttcatggatctgttcaccaccaaaatgtgcgctatgatcacggttctctgcttacgtccaaaggctaaatttctgcgcttaatactttgtaagcgtagaatgcctggtataaaccaagtatgcacccatgacccgcaaaaggcaaaat encodes:
- the LOC139941261 gene encoding uncharacterized protein, whose product is MSADYFDPFNHQKVQYSMCPVLLKCMNFNLLSSDKIGRMLPSSIVPVSRRSLRSTSYVERIDGEQKEKTFSRTFSLTLTQRSHTSICTRHHQGTALCNLCHHCPITPDDQEYLLSGHEISVPTETLLIETPMCSTSVW